Below is a genomic region from Verrucomicrobiales bacterium.
TCGCTCTCCTTTGTGAATCTCAAGGGCAAGAAAGTGCGTTTCGTAAAGAAGGACGCGCAGTAGTCGTCCGCAATCCATCAGCCGTCGGAGCGAGGTCAGGATCGTTCACGAAGCAGTTCGCGATACGAGATGCGTTCGCCATAGTGCGCACCGAGCGAGTCCCACAAAGCGGGATGCGGCAAGGCTTCTGGGTGATGACTCCGAATGTCCCGATACGCCTCCACTAGACCCAGCCCCTCCGTTTCACGGAGTGTGGCAATGGCGATCGTGACCGAGCGACTGATCCCAGCCCCGCAGGCGATCAGCAAGTTAGCGTGAGAGTTACGCGCTTCTCTGATGAACGCCAAAGCTCGGGGCAACACCTCGGGAGGAATGGGCATACCGTCGTCAAAG
It encodes:
- a CDS encoding dual specificity protein phosphatase family protein, translated to MRCIRPWLHVGGYRDTLNYGLLSHFKVGAMLQLAESVPQVGITTRYLPFDDGMPIPPEVLPRALAFIREARNSHANLLIACGAGISRSVTIAIATLRETEGLGLVEAYRDIRSHHPEALPHPALWDSLGAHYGERISYRELLRERS